aacacgtatctgtgctagctcctttggcattgttattgccaaaaataacattgtaattctttttcaaattagacaattttgtcacagcttcagtaaatcaatttcaatttttcattcgaataaactctattataaccttgatatatatgtttgcctttcgtcaacgttaccagagaaccatttatattctaccacattaatagtaaacttgccagcaacttcattactcattgacttaaatctctttgaagaatcattatatttgttcattaaaaccctatcatatactcattcgcatcttgtaatgagaattgccataccaattatcgggaatttgcaaatagtattttgaatttcgtaagcatttatacatcaacagttatataaatatgtataacatttatctcttagaattatgatcttccattatgaaatttcgaaaagcactctagtctacgaagcgattctttgaattttgagaaagctaTTAAAGCAATgaaaactgttgatgactttaacagtcaaaagtttgataataaagaatggagtattgaaaaagctcaaagattttgatactgaaaaatgaattgagcaaaccatgaaggagactctgaacaaatcacaaggactaaacttgtacataaagaatcccgatgattctgttctgatgaagtctttagcgaataccttgctccttactctagaccTTTGTGGACGATATTtttcatcattctctgatcttaaatattccaagatatcatcgtatttgtcattataaatatcctccatatttctgaagaaattttcataattattcttatctgaaattagttatctcttcatgctatctgtattacatcatgaaggaaactaatttagtttctaaatttctttaaaattcgagtttgaattatgaatgattttgaagtagcgttagaaattgatgcatgagttagtataatataatgacacttgatcaacgtgattatattacagtaagtcatgctgagtttctaatgaaacgtgatgattcacagaccataacgtcatcatgtgccatgttacatgactcttacattctatctaatctataaacatatcaagaacatattttcttgatagtcctatcttttcccttgaattctggtaatgtgacaagtcagattgtactattaccatttcttcttagaacattgactatgttcataacgatattcatatctacaaattttggaccatcattcgcttgacttaaaatcgggaagaggaaacaaaagtatgaattgagggagacagaatagaaagtgtgagttgtagaaataaggaaaagaagggaatggatttataatggaagtatccgacagagcaatcgagacagataatcatatttatccaaagaggattctaaattccttaattttcgaagaatcaaatcttattactaagatattctctaaatcccttaaattccgaaaatcaaccgtgactacgtcaccagttaagacgaacttgcattttcccacttcactcttttgtggtagcttcacttatactcttcgcgtaatcaaattgttttatctatagtactcaatgatgataaaactctatttatcacccgatatttttcatgaaaacatttttattgttagccatgacgaccttactcaaattttgggacgaaatttctttaacgggtaggtactgtgacgacccggaaattttcgaccaaatttaaactaaatctcatTATGatctagacacgataagcaaagtctgtaatgttgagtctcaaaatttttgaactgttctcatgaactcatttgacctttgactattcccgacgatgcacgaaccattgtgtgtaaataaatatgtaaatatatttatataaatataaatataggaatatatataatattttgaataaataagatacactttaattaattagaattaaaaatgtaaaataataaacagtataattaagtacaattaaaaagaatatatatatatatatatatataaacatatacatgatattattattttatgtatatatatgatttcaatatctgatacaaatattaaatattacatagctaTTAAGATATAatgtatatatgatattatatatgtatatataaatgttatattaggatatataatacaaatattaatattacatagctATTAAGATATAATGTTAACATATTAAACTTTcttgcaaataaaaatataattgttatattatattactttcaatataaatagtaatataaatattaataatattattatatatatagatatgaaatttaatatgtaaaaaaaattgttatatcattttattattaataatattattatcattaataatataaatattattataattagtattattattagtatcattaataatactattaatatcattattattattattattatcattactattaattattaaatttattaaaatcatcatattgttaatattaatattaccatattattattattattacttttattattattattgttgtcaaAAATTATTATagttccattaataatattattagtatatttataattaataaatatctgTAATTTTTCGTTAGTAATCAGATGAAAACAAACTTACTAATTAACAAAGTCTTTGAATCGTACAATCCAGTTATCAATCTTTaaccattttattttttttatttgtcttCTACTATTTCCAATTGATCTTTGCCGACCAAATCCTTACTACAAAACAACAGGCGATTGAATCACGTTCCTATTACAAACTATTCAGTTCAATATATATTTTACACTTCTGCAATTGTTAaagaaaaccaaaaaaaaaaaattaattaagcaAATCCATTCTTCCTCTGTTCTTCACCTTTTTAGCCAAGTCTCGAATTCGAATcaaatttcaaaatgtaaaaatgtagaagtgttaggaatctcatactcaaactatctgcacaaTATCAAGTTTCAATTCGTTATACCAAGTTTGAATTTTCGAGTCAAGGTTATAAAGTCAAAAGTCAACCAAAtcgttcatggtaaaattcgaacttgtctttatgttttaagtttaattaatGATCCAAAAAGTTTTCAAGGATCatttagaacatatttcatgtAGGAATTATTATCTAAAACAATCTTAATTTCACAATCAAAAATTTGAGTTTATGTTCTTGAACTCAAATTTAAAAAGCTCGAATTCGAAATAAAATTTAAAAAGTATTAATGAAGTCTTGTTAGGAATCCTTgacttaaactttctgcaaaatttcaagttccaaatcctcaaaacgaattcgaatttcgaagtcaaagttttggttctaaaaagtcaaagattgttctaagatcaaattgaAGGTTTATGTGATGTTTCTGATATAATTAGCAATCTCGGAAGTTTATATGAATCATTTTAAACATAattcatattataattattatctaaaacgAACTCTAATccaaaaatcaaatatatatttttttttgcaaAGACAGTCGCTACAGCAGAGGGCtgttccattttttttattttattttttgttttctctcgttttataataatactagtatataAATATGTGATGTTAAATATTTTTAGGTGTCACAATCTTTGATAAGAAGATTGGGGACTAGTCTGATCGATTAATACTCTGGCCaaattgaaatttatgaagaagaagGTGATAACAGAAAATGGAATTAAATAAATTAATGGgtgttttaaatcagaaaaactgaatgggtcgattggttaagggtgtttgcgtgtaacgagaggtcgggggttcgagcttaGGCAATGAAATTTTTTTTAAGGAGACttattttaaaggtagtcattttattaatattacttctattattattattattattattattattattattattattattattattattattattattattattattattattattattattattattattattattattattattgttattattattattattattattattattattgtaaatgttaATGATAACATATTATGATATATGATAAGTAACATTAACTTGAAATATGaaaatgaatttataatatgaatatgattgTAAATAAAAGATAAATATAACGAATTGGGTATGAATATATGTATGTACATGTGATAagtaatatgattagtacataaattttataaaataatatgaaatattatgataAGATAGCTTGAAGATTAGGATTTACGAtgattaaaaaatatatagttatatgtaacatatacacacacatatatatagatgtgtagaaAACTCATAAGGTTAAactttaatataagtattaatatgaacCTACTTTTAATATATAACGACTATTACAACCTTAAGGTATAAATGTTAGTTACATATAAATTAGGCATATATTAAGGTACAAAATATATTACGACTATAAATGAgaattatgtataaatatatatatagcttaatatagattaatgaaacattagtaaaatgataaatatatttataagacgtgagttataaatataactaatgtttatatatatatatatatatatatatatatatatatatatatatatatatatatatatatatatatatatatatatatatatatatatatgaataaacaTATTTACATATAAACTACAAAATTTTTAGATAAAACCTATGCTATTATAATCATCaaataatcataatataacattTTGTATAGATGTGCTAGAACTATataatgtattaataagtatttaactaattgatattattaaatttttaattaaaacatataataaatatatttaattaatataacatataattgtttactaaaataacaagtatattattactaataaaatatataaacttatttgattacgattatatgttttaatatatatacgaatgatataggttcgtgaatccgaggccaaccctgcattgttcaatgtcgtcatatgtatttttactacaaaatacagtattgtgagtttcatttgctccctttttaaatgcttttgcaatatatatttttgggactgagaatacatgcgttttttttataaatgtttgacgaaatagacataagtacttgaaactacattgtatggttggattactataccgaatatcgccccttcaagtctggtaacctaagaattagggaaatggcccctaattgacacgaatcctaaagatagatctatgggcctaacaaaccccattctggaatttggaatgctttagtacttcgatttaaatggtgattgcgattgccaatatttatggcatacttgcgagtatgcgggggatattctatatgcattatgttaatgtcggttaccaggtgttcatcatacgaatgatttttatacacttgcgagtgtaaggttatttatgaaaaatgaaaatcttgtggtctattatattattgaaaatgattgattatgataaactaatgaactcaccaaccttttggttgacactttaaagcatgtttattctcaggtatgaaagaaatcttccactgtgcatttgctcattttagagatattacttggagtcattcatgacatatttcaaaagacgtttcattcgagtcgttgagttcatcaaaattattattaagtcaattatagttgaatatattatgaaatggtatgcatgccgtcaactttcgatgtaataaaagtttgtcttttaaaaaagaattcaatgtttgtaaaatatatcatatagaggtcaagtacctcgcgatgtaaccaaatgtaatgaattcgtctagatggattaggacgggtcgttagagcatACTCCGTAAGAACACAGTTACCAGTCGCTATAAACCCCATGCTTGAGCGAAAAGCTAATAATGATGGAATGAAATGATGATTTTGGGAGTGATGGAATTCTAAATCAGAATACCCTCCAAAAGATATCCCCAGCTATCTAGATCAATCAGCACAACCCATATCACAGACAATAAATATACAGAATGATTTGAGTTTTCTAGATCTGAAACTCTGGCACTTCTCCCCCTCGGATATAGATAACTTAAATTGTTCTGATCAGCATCGCGTTTGATCATCTTTCACAAGAAGAATTAAATTTCTTATAGACACATAGTCTGTATGATTTAATAGCATGAAATCTTCGTAGTAGCTGTGGTGCATCATCGGTAAATCTTCGAAACTATATATACATGAATAAATAACCAATAACTGAATccactcgtttttttttttttttttcttcttctgatgttgctcttttgccttttcaaactgAAACATAAATGAAAACAACTCGAAATAAAAGAATAAATACAACTTAGATGATGTGCACCACACTTAGAGATGAACCATACTGCAACATTAATCTTTGGCGTTGAAGCAGCCTCCTTCAATAACTTTCTCAAACCGATGAAATGTCTGTGATACAGAATTGCACTGTTCGACCCATTCATAGTGAGAACAACCCCCTTTAGATACATGACTAACCTAAGGCATTTCGGCCCAAGCAATAAAGGTGAATAGAAACTGGTATAGGTTCGAACAGAGTAAACTCACCTTGTGGACTTACTTGGCAATCCTTCACTAGAGTATaagtcgtagtaggggagacctcaaccgtctattGAGTtcctgaacaatcatttctcaatacattctcagtgataggtaggtgactaccgtcaaccgctgtaaacctttccgcgatttccttgccaagattatttactttatgcacaagTGATCCTCTCATTCCAAAATTCAATCCTCAAAATTTATCAACATTCATTAACTAATCATGCACTACTAGCTTTTACACAGAACGCTTAACATGCAAGTTCAGTAATACAATCATTTCCTATTTTCACATAACTTCTCATTTTCtaatttttctgatttttatggctttttcatttttcaatttttttgtATTTTCTGATGATGCAATTTTATCAACTATTCTACTCAACAGAAAGCAAATAAACacaatctttttgttttttttcaatttaaaaatgcataacagaaaataaaatgatcATGCAAAACACAAAAATAAACTAAGTAGCATGCAAAAATGATGTAAAATGcaaaatatacaaatgatacagaTTGGATGGTTACTTCAATAACTCCTTGTCGGACACAACTTCTGCCCTATCTTTCACACCTAACACATTTAATAGGAATAGGAAACGGGGTCTATCAAACGCTTTCGTAAACAAGTCAGCCCTTTGGGTTGTTGTACCTATTTGTAGGACATCCATTAGTTTCTTTTCATAACAGTTCCTAATGAAATGGTACTTGATCCCTatatgtttagtcttagaatgattAACAGGATTCTTAGTAACAGCTATAGCAACAATATTATCAACAtatataggagtgttagaaatttgcaaaccgtagtcccgaagttgttgttgaatccagacAACTTGAGAAGTACAACTTGCCGCTGCAATATATTCAGCCTCACACGTCGATTGTGCGACTACCGTTTGTTTCTTACACTGCCAACTTATCAATCTGTTACCTAGAAACTGACAACCTCCTGAGGTTGATTTGAAGTCTCTCTTACAACCCCCATAATCAGAATCACTAAAAGCCGTTAGATCAAACCCATCCTTTCTAGGATACCATAAGCCCAAACTTGGAGTTCCCTTTAGATAACGCATGATCTTCTTTGCTGTTAACATATGATTCACATTCAGTTGTGCCTGATACCGAGCACACAAACAAGTAGCGAACATGATATCTGGGCGAGATGCTGTAAGATACATTAAGGAACCAATAATAGCCCTGTAAAGAGTCAAATTGACTTTAGGCCCTGTATTTTTTGGTGTAATCCCGTGATTTACCGACAGAGGATTCTTGGCAATTCGTTCATCTTCCATCTTGAACCGGCTCAAGATGTCAGCTACATACTTTGATTGATGTAGAAAAATGCCCTTTTCAGTTTGATCAACCTACAACCTTAAGAAGAAATTAATGGACCCTAGTGAACTCATCTTAAACCGTTTTTACATTACGTCCTGAAACTCATCAACCATTTTCTGATTGGTTGACCCAAAGATGATATCGTCCACATATACTTGTACCAACATAATGTCGTCCCCCCTTTCCTTAATAAAAAGAGTCTGATCGATGACCCCTCGTCTAAAACCATTCTCTATCATATAGTTTGACAGAGtagcataccaagctctcggggcttggTGAAGATCATAAAGCGCCTTTTCTAAGAGATACACCTTCTCTGGATGATGTGGATCAACAAAGCCCGGTGGCTGAGTTAAATACACAGTTTCTTGGAGAGTACCATATAGAAACGCACTCTTAACATCCTTCTGAAACACTTTAAAACCTTTCCACGAAGCAAATGCTAAAAACATCCGTATCGCCTCAAGTCTGGCAACCGGAGCATATACCTCGTCATAATCAACTTCTGGAATTTGTTGATAACCTCGAACAACCAATCTTGTTTTGTTTCGGATCACGATACCCTGATCATCTGTCAAATTTTTCAATACCCACTTCAGGCCATACGGCTTACAACCTGTAGGTGGTATTACCAATCTCCAAACACCCAAATGATTAAACTGTTGAAGTTCTTCCTGCATGGCTGAAACCCACTCATCATACTGCAAAGCATCTTTGACGTCTTCCGGTTCAATTTGCGATACAAAAGCACAGTACGCATTCCTGAAGATTCTTTTGGTCTGATTCAATTCAGTATAAAAAGCAGTAACAACATTTGCAGAGGGTATTACATGCTCATCCGAAGCAGAAGATTCACCTGTATTAGCACCTGAAACACCTGCAGGGTTAATTACATAATCATCAAAACGTTTAGGCAGAGAAACTGATCTGCCAGACCGTCTTAGTCCGCTGGTTTCAATGATGTCATCTGTATTAGTTTATAAAAGATCCACATTAACTGTTTGTATGGGCTCCTCATCCTGAAGTGGTTCTTCCAACACAGTTCTATTTGGTTCCTCCTTTACCAGGTCCTCGTATACTTCATCCAAATAAACTTCCTCCCCCTCAGACTGTAAGGTCGATTCCTCTAATGCTGGAACTGAATCCCCTGAGTCCGAGTCATCATCATTAGTCCCTGTCACTGGTGCTATATTATCTATTATTTTAGGCACTTGAGATtgcatactgtgacgacccgaaaaattttaacttattttaaaccaattctctatatgatttcatcatgataagcaatgaattttgacaagttttaaaacttataaaaatgagttttatacaaacagttgaccatccatttgtccgacgattcacgaacgtcatagcttgtattaattatatacttatgtatatatatgtatatatatggattatatctaacttgaatatatgataattaagtatctcattaagtatattaacaatgggttatatatataaaatgagactactaacttaagggtttcgaaacattatatatatgtaacgcttaacgacgtaataacccttatgttaaaatgaatatatatgtattgtattaatatgtaatatacacacttttgaaagacttaaatacttgtactaacatatttatactcaacaaagatagctatactcgtattcgcattcgattttctcaagaattctactcgtattcatacggtatttatacccgtattatacacagttgctagatgtatttactattggaatataccaataggaaaacattattttcaaccttttatcatggaaaatgacatctttgttattatatatgactcatgagacatGTACTATATAcaatttctagatgtatttactattcgtatataccaatagtaaaacatcattttcaacctattAATCATGGGGAAACATGTTTAAACATTTCTTAACTTCTAGTATTAAACTTCTAGCTCAAAATTCAACTTAGGAATCCCTTTATGAGGAATCAAAAATGACGCCTAACTACATacacacttaaccatttccatttcaattctaatcctcatttcttactctataaaacacacacacttgaaaTCTCTTCTCAACCTCCTCATCTCAGCAAAAATCCATcataatctagcttcaaaaacaatacataaacactatagaaagaatcactcaagaacaccttcaataatcacttgatcataaaatcgtttacatattcggactcctctcgaagacctctacacatatataccaacaatttcttgattagggtaagtttcaaaaactttaatttttgggttttcatgttttttttacattttagggtagatatagtgtctagtgctcaagtccttgtatgtatgcattatagtattcgttaatttgatcgtttgatgactttttgataaaTCACTAATTTGTATTTGATGGTAACagaaatttgaatttttaaattgcatgatattatgtgatattcataatcctcatgaaaaactattgattttaggctttggattcgcttgatttcgtttccgtatgcttatgttatgaccgtttgaattatcgttgtgtttttatgcttgatcagaaaactggtattgatgggtcacgaattggcttatgtgttgattaccattggatagaaaattcaaaaacactcagattacactaggatatcatgtcatttgcttgagtAAAACTCATGTTATGACTAATCGAATGAAAATGTAGATTTTTCCAGCACATGCATGAAAACGGACTTGTATGCTAAAATGTATTGACTTAtgagatgagatattttcatatctgAAATATACACAGAAAgtaattcacttttcatgtagatatcatggtctaattgtatctatatcttcggctaattgcatgcgaaagtgactagctaaactaggatcgaatcttCCACTTGTTCTTTGAtttgtactctgtggtttgtgttttgtgaattaacatgaatgcttctagaatatgaatctttacatgatatgtgatatatgtttagtttATTGCAACCTCTGAAAACTTATGCATTGTGCACACTAGGGCCATAGTTTTGGTAATTTCTGAAATGAACTGAAACAGGACATCCAACTttattgaataaactgtaccaattggctaaaccaaagttaCTTATTTTGGGATATGTTatattttgacttgtccttgaaccatggccactgaccttgtattaattccatgtccctagctccggttatagccattacgatatcagtgcgcggtcagaaactgatttagtaaatgataaatgtaccccttctgattcccgacttgtagacatagtatgagaccctggccagactttttggaatctattttgagtctatttgtgatctggagtttgccatgttaccatgaattttgtgctatgagatattatgcgaagtttgctacatgtacatgaacgttatgcatgacaataaactatgattgtgtaattgaccatttatgaactaaaacgtgttgtttgacctatgtttgactatttgaccaagttgagtaatattatgagattttgttgactgtgtttgacttgcgtttgacttacatttgacttactttgacttgcgttgacttttgttgacttttgctaaatttatgagtcggacttgagcaataggactatacttaccctatggactgacctagcttattagatacttattgaccaacatatattctctaggttgaggtctacggttacttgcatttcgatattcggtcacatctctgtgatttatttctgaagttgtcaggtgagtttcatttgctccctttttaattgcttttgcaatatatatttttgggctgagaatacatgtgctgcttttataaatgtttacgaaatagacacaagtacttaaaaatatattctacgttgagttgtaccactggcatacttccctgtagcttggtaactactatttacatgtggtattgtaaacgcgaatcctgttgatagat
This genomic window from Rutidosis leptorrhynchoides isolate AG116_Rl617_1_P2 chromosome 2, CSIRO_AGI_Rlap_v1, whole genome shotgun sequence contains:
- the LOC139887689 gene encoding secreted RxLR effector protein 161-like, with translation MEDERIAKNPLSVNHGITPKNTGPKVNLTLYRAIIGSLMYLTASRPDIMFATCLCARYQAQLNVNHMLTAKKIMRYLKGTPSLGLWYPRKDGFDLTAFSDSDYGGCKRDFKSTSGGCQFLGNRLISWQCKKQTVVAQSTCEAEYIAAASSVTKNPVNHSKTKHIGIKYHFIRNCYEKKLMDVLQIGTTTQRADLFTKAFDRPRFLFLLNVLGVKDRAEVVSDKELLK